Genomic window (Methyloprofundus sp.):
AAATAAACCATCCATATATAAGCTAAAGCCGCCGCTATAATAAGTCGAGAAACTCGCTCAGGGGCTCTTAATCCACTTTTCTGCAAGTTAAACCCTCGGCCTTTAAGATCTGAAAACAGAGTTTCTATACGGAAACGTTTGCGATACCAGTTAAATGCTTCACCCCCTGTGGGGAAATTAGTCACCAGATAAATAGGGTCATTATATTTTCTCCCCCAATAAACCACCGCCCTTACCACAATGCTACGTTTACGAGTGAATTCAACCGCCGATATTTCAGTCATGCTTCCTTGTTCGGGACAAATATCTTTAAATGTAAATTCCTCTCCATTTTCATACAATGTCGCATTATTTGCCGTTCGGCAGGCATACTCCCAGCCATAACTACTAATGGTTTCCAGCCAGTCTGCTCCATCAAATTCCCCATCACCCAAACAAATGACCGACGTACCTTCCGGGATTATCGCCTGAACGGATTTAATCAATTCGATATGCATACCTTGAGGAAAATGTCCCTTTTTACCTTTACGAGTTACTCACAGCAATGGCAGAGCCCTACCCTTATAAATCATACTGACCATCAATGTAATGCAGCCTTGCGCTGTCGTGCTGCTATCAATAGCAAGTACTAGCGTTTGTTTGGCTAAACACCGAAGAAGAACCTCTATAAAGGGTAAATAAAATAAATCGACACCCACTTTTTCATTTTTCAGCCAACGGCGCAATTGCATGATTTGGCTTTCTTCTTTACCTGACCCTGGAATCTCTCCTGCCACATTAGCTAACTTAACAGATTTACTTTGTATAATACCGCAGATAAACCCTGTCAGAATATTTAAGCTGTTATTTTGGCGTTTGCTAGGATCAAAATCCCAGAATTTTTGCAAGCTGCTATGGATGGTGCTATAAATCTTGTAAGAATCTGACAATGTAGGGTATTTTCAATGCAAATCGTCCACATTACCATTTTTTCTACTCTTCGCAATACCTGCTTTAAAAAGTGTACGGTAGTGAATCTGTTTTAAATATTCTAAACCAGACCCAAGTAGCACAACTTGTTCCAAGTATGACATAGGCATAGTTAGCGGTGAATTTGAGTAGAGTATTACTGGGGTCGTGAGCTAAAGTATCTTTTAGGCCTGGTGTGATAAAATAAGTCCATAATAAGGCGGGGATGAAAAAGGCTAGAAATCCTGTAGCAGCCATATTGACTGGATTTTTCTGTGCGTCTAGCGCAGATTTAAAAAAAAGTATAGTAATGATGATTGCTGCGATAGTACCCGGCATTTTCTGCTCCTGTAGTTTGTTTTGATATCATAAGCTGAGTATCGCTAGGTGTCTATAGGTCTATTATCATTCCTTTATCAATATAATGACCGTAACGTGTGAGGGCTTTAGTCGCATTTTCCTGCAGCAGTTGCTGCGGATACTTCAATCAGTGTGCCTGATAGTGTCACTTTTAAAGAAAATTGATCTGACGTAAAATTTTCATTAAAAAACGCTTAATTGTATAAGAGTGAGCTAGTTTACTGATTAGGGTTACTTGCATTAGCAAGATATAAACGTTGCTGCAAACTTGGCATACAACTAAGCGTTAGCGGTTGTTATCTCCGAGTAATATTCTATAGCTCTTGGCTTAGTGATAATAGTGGGCGTATGGTTTATGCTATGTAAACTGGTGGTTTATAAAATAGGCGTTGGTGTGCAGTCATGGGTAAGTTAAAAAATATGCAGGTTTTTTGCCGTATCGTGGAGTTAGGTACTTTTGCGGCTGTAGCACGCGAAATGGATGTTTCGGCAATGATGGTAAGCAAGTATATGCGTAGCTTGGAAGGATCTTTGGGCATTACCTTAATTAACCGTAAAACGCGCCATTTATTAGTGACAGAGTTAGGACAAAGCTATTATCAGCAATGTAAAAAAATTATTAATGATTTAACAGAGCTGGAAAGTTCTATTACCCAAGCAGAGCAAGTTGTTAGTGGTAGGCTGAAAATTATTGCACCAATTGATTTTGGTGGTATTTATATGGTGCCAGTTATTAATGCCTATCAGCAACAATACCCAAATGTAGCGGTATTGATGTCACTGGATAACGCCTTCGTTAATTTGCGCTCTGGAAAATTTGATATTTCTATTTTGGTAACAGATCGCTTGGATCTCGGAGTGGTTGCTAGGAAAATTGCTCAGACTGAATTATGTACCTATGCTTCACCTCAATATATAGAGCAGTATGGTTGCCCTAATGATGTTGCCAGTTTGACGCAGCATAAATGTTTGCATTATTTAGATACCCCGCATGCAGATAGTTGGATTTTTGACCGCTCAGGGAAACGTATTGAAGTACGGCCACAGTGGACGTTTGCCTCGAATAATGGCAGGGCACTTTGTAAGGCGGCTTCATTGGGAATGGGGGTGATACGATCTCCGGCGTTGTCGGTGCGCAGTTATGTTGATTCGGGTGAGTTAGTGGAGATATTAGCAGACTATAAAATCCCTAACATATCTGTCTACGCTACTTACCTGCAGCGTAATTATTATCCAGCCAAGATGAGTACTTTTATTGATTTTTTGGTGGAATATTTTGCAAGATAGTGAATTGTAATAACAGTCGGCTTTTGAATGCGAACGCGCATTGAGAATAGCCTATTTTTATGGAATAATAGTAGAGTTTTTCGTATTGAAGTGCCCCTTATAAGCATGTGTGTATTGTTGGTAGGGGGGTGAACCTCAACTTGTCTGGACAACAGGCTTATTTACTATGCAATTTACTATAAAAGAAAGTTTGGATCTGCCGATCACGGGAGCGCCCAAACAGACCATTGAAGAGGGTAATCAGGTTTCATCTGTTGCCATCTTGGGGATGGATTATGAGGGCATGAAGCCTAAAATGCTGGTTGCTGTGGGTGATAAAGTAAAATTAGGGCAGGCTCTTTTTGAAGATAAAAAGAATCCTGGCGTTATTTTTACCGCACCTGGTGCAGGAACCGTTAGCGCTATCCATCGTGGAGAGAAACGGGTATTACAATCCGTTGTAATTGAATTAAAAGGTAAGCAACAAGAATCATTTCAAGCTTATCCTGCTGGAGAGTTAGCAAAGCTAACTGCTGAGCAGGTTACTGAGAATTTGGTTGCTTCTGGTTTATGGACTGCACTGAGAACGCGTCCTTATGGCAAAACACCAACTATTGGTAGTACACCTAGTTCAATATTTGTGACTGCAATTGATACGCGCCCTCTGGCTGCTGATCCTGCAGTTATTATTAGCGAACGTAGTGAAGATTTTACTAATGGCTTAATTGCTGTCAGTAAATTAACAGGTGGCAAAACCTACCTTTGTAAAGCGACTGGTGCTGATGTAGCCACGGGCGATGCAGCAGTGACTGTAGCAGAGTTTTCTGGTGCGCATCCTGCAGGTTTACCAAGTACACATATACATTTACTTGATCCTGTTGGCGTTGATAAAACAGTTTGGCATTTAGATTACCAAGCGGTTATTGCTATTGGTGCTTTATTTACAACAGGTAAACTGAATGTTGAGCGTGTTGTTTCGTTAGCAGGTCCTGCGGTTAAAGAGTCTCGTTTAATTCGTACTCGCCTAGGTGCTAATACTGATGAATTAGTGGCAGGTCAATTAAATGATGACGAAAATCGCGTTATTTCTGGTTCGGTTTTATACGGGCGTGAAGCAGCTGATTGGGCGGCCTTTTTAGGTTTTTATAGCAATCAAGTATCTGTAGTGCGTGAAGGTCGTGAGCGTGAGTTATTTGGTTGGATTGTTGCTGGTAAGAATAAATATTCAGCAATGAATGTTTATACTTCTAGTAAGGATCGTGCTTCAGGGCGTTTATTTCCTTTATCAACAGATAAAAATGGCTCGAATAGAGCGATTGTACCTGTTGGTGTGTTTGAATCAGTGATGCCGTTAGATATTCTAGCAACACCTTTGTTAAAAGCGATGGTAGTGGGTGATACCGATCAAGCGCAATTATTAGGTTGTTTGGAGTTAGATGAAGAAGATATGTCTTTATTTACATTCGTAGATCCTGGCAAGCATGATTTTGCGCCAGTATTACGAGCAAATTTAACTAAAATCGAGAAGGAAGGCTAATGAATGCTAGATCTTTTTTAGATAGTATTGAGCCGATCTTTACTAAAGGCGGTAAGTTGGAAAGGTATTACGGTCTCTATGAGATGGTTGATACTTTTATCTACACACCCGCAGATGTGACACGTGGTACTACCCATGTGCGTGATGGTAATGACCTGAAACGTACCATGACTTTTGTGGTGATAGCGACTTTTTTCTGTATCTTAATGGCGATGTATAACTCAGGTTATCAAGCTAATTTGGCTATAGAAGCAATGGGGTTGAGTGAAACAAGTGGCTGGCGTAGTATTCCTATGTCATTGTTTGGTTATAACTCAATGAACCCTATTTCTAACTTTGTACATGGCGCGTTATTTTTCTTGCCTATTTACTTAGTAACACTAGCAGTAGGGGGTGTTTGGGAAGTTTTATTCGCAACTGTCCGTGGTCATGAAGTAAACGAAGGTTTCTTGGTTTCTTCTATGCTATATACCTTGATTTTACCACCTGATATCCCTTTATGGCAGGTTGCTATAGGTATTTCATTTGGTATCGTGATTGGTAAAGAGGTTTTTGGTGGTACAGGTAAAAACTTTCTTAACCCTGCGTTAACGGGACGTGCTTTCTTATTCTTTGCATATCCAGCTGCCATTTCAGGTGATACTGCCTGGGTTGGTGTTGATGGTTATACTATGGCTACGCCTTTAGGCTTAGCGGCGCAAGGTGGTATTGATGCAGTCAATGCAGCGGGTTATGGCTGGTTTCAAAGCTTCATGGGTTTTATTCCAGGTTCTATTGGTGAAACATCTACATTAGCCATTATGATTGGTGCAGCATTCTTGTTGTACACGCGTATTGCATCGTACCGTATTATGGCGGGTGTTTTCGGCGGTATGGTAGCCACTTCTTTGTTATTTAACATTATCGGAAGTGATACTAATCCAATGTTTGCTATGCCTTTTTACTGGCATCTAACATTAGGTGGTTTTGCTTTTGGTATGGTGTATATGGCGACTGATCCTGTGTCAGCGGCAATGACCAATACAGGGCGTTGGATATTTGGTGCCTTAATTGGAGTCATGGTGGTATTAGTGCGTGTTGTGAATCCTGCTTTCCCTGAAGGTATGATGTTATCAATCTTATTCGCTAATATGTTTGCACCTGTTATTGATTATTTTGTCGTTCAGGCAAATATTAAGAGAAGGATGAAGCGCAATGCCTAATGAAAATAAGAGTTGTAAATACTTGGGCTCACTTTGCGAAAAATTGGAAAAGTGCGAGCATTACCAAAAATTTGCTAAGTACCGAGATAAAGTTCTTGCCTTAAGCAATGATAGCCTAGAAAAAACCATTGCAGTTGCATTAGCACTGTGTTTTGTTTGTGCGATTTTAGTTTCAATGGCGGCGGTTGCTTTAAGACCACTGCAAATTGAAAATAAAGCCCTAGATATGAAGAAGAATATTCTTGATGTCGCAGGCTTGTTACAAGATGACACTGATATTAACGCTGCTTTTGCTGAGCAAATTGAAGCGAAATTAGTTGATGTCGCAACAGGTGAGTATGTTGAAGGTGATGTAGAAGCTTACGACCAACGTAAAGCGGCTAAAGACGCTGCCTTAAACGTTGCTTTAACTAGAGATCAAGATATTGCCAGTATTAAAGTTCGCGCTAAAGTTGCTAAAGTATATTTA
Coding sequences:
- a CDS encoding Na+-transporting NADH:ubiquinone oxidoreductase subunit A is translated as MQFTIKESLDLPITGAPKQTIEEGNQVSSVAILGMDYEGMKPKMLVAVGDKVKLGQALFEDKKNPGVIFTAPGAGTVSAIHRGEKRVLQSVVIELKGKQQESFQAYPAGELAKLTAEQVTENLVASGLWTALRTRPYGKTPTIGSTPSSIFVTAIDTRPLAADPAVIISERSEDFTNGLIAVSKLTGGKTYLCKATGADVATGDAAVTVAEFSGAHPAGLPSTHIHLLDPVGVDKTVWHLDYQAVIAIGALFTTGKLNVERVVSLAGPAVKESRLIRTRLGANTDELVAGQLNDDENRVISGSVLYGREAADWAAFLGFYSNQVSVVREGRERELFGWIVAGKNKYSAMNVYTSSKDRASGRLFPLSTDKNGSNRAIVPVGVFESVMPLDILATPLLKAMVVGDTDQAQLLGCLELDEEDMSLFTFVDPGKHDFAPVLRANLTKIEKEG
- a CDS encoding Na+-transporting NADH:ubiquinone oxidoreductase subunit B, with the protein product MNARSFLDSIEPIFTKGGKLERYYGLYEMVDTFIYTPADVTRGTTHVRDGNDLKRTMTFVVIATFFCILMAMYNSGYQANLAIEAMGLSETSGWRSIPMSLFGYNSMNPISNFVHGALFFLPIYLVTLAVGGVWEVLFATVRGHEVNEGFLVSSMLYTLILPPDIPLWQVAIGISFGIVIGKEVFGGTGKNFLNPALTGRAFLFFAYPAAISGDTAWVGVDGYTMATPLGLAAQGGIDAVNAAGYGWFQSFMGFIPGSIGETSTLAIMIGAAFLLYTRIASYRIMAGVFGGMVATSLLFNIIGSDTNPMFAMPFYWHLTLGGFAFGMVYMATDPVSAAMTNTGRWIFGALIGVMVVLVRVVNPAFPEGMMLSILFANMFAPVIDYFVVQANIKRRMKRNA
- a CDS encoding Na+-transporting NADH:ubiquinone oxidoreductase subunit C, which translates into the protein MPNENKSCKYLGSLCEKLEKCEHYQKFAKYRDKVLALSNDSLEKTIAVALALCFVCAILVSMAAVALRPLQIENKALDMKKNILDVAGLLQDDTDINAAFAEQIEAKLVDVATGEYVEGDVEAYDQRKAAKDAALNVALTRDQDIASIKVRAKVAKVYLVKEGDAIKSIILPMHGYGLWSTMYGFLAVDADGQTVQSINFYDQGETPGLGAEVVNPNWRALWAGKKVYDESGAVALGLIKGLVDTSKPGSEFQVDGLAGATLTSVGVTNLVKFWMSQEGFAAYLDKVRTKG